In a genomic window of Leptospira hartskeerlii:
- a CDS encoding PAS domain-containing sensor histidine kinase — MASGLLKRKETKQSGSFSGKEQASKFLSLVEEISPIVALDENNIVRFANASFKKEFRLRFANPAGKNLFNLLKLDSKEEANLRENLHKALKTKLQNQEFKKGTKSYGYSIFRFKDSLGMILKDITENKKLEKKIATLHTQVLASQEEERSRLARELHDGVGQLILAAKLHFQAYQKSEKEHPESFGSGLGLIDKASQELREIYTNLQPSSLKELGLEAALSSLANQIFPIQKIKVKSEFKVPEKIPQEIQNQVFRILQEICANILKHSQANKVELKIFSEKDTLVVSAKDNGKGFKEKEARIKSTGYGLENIRRRTEDLNGTLFLESEPNKGTQYVLRIPLKKRSKEKV; from the coding sequence GTGGCTTCAGGACTCCTCAAACGAAAAGAAACCAAACAATCAGGCTCATTCTCCGGCAAGGAGCAAGCCTCTAAATTCCTATCCTTGGTAGAGGAGATCTCCCCTATCGTAGCCTTGGATGAAAACAATATAGTCCGATTTGCAAATGCATCCTTTAAGAAGGAATTTAGGCTCAGATTTGCAAATCCAGCCGGTAAAAATCTATTCAATCTATTAAAACTAGATTCAAAAGAAGAAGCTAACCTAAGAGAAAATCTTCATAAGGCTCTCAAAACAAAATTACAAAACCAGGAATTCAAAAAGGGAACTAAGTCTTACGGATATTCTATCTTTAGATTTAAAGACAGCCTGGGAATGATCTTAAAAGATATCACCGAGAACAAAAAGTTAGAGAAGAAGATCGCAACTCTTCACACACAAGTACTCGCCTCCCAAGAAGAAGAAAGATCCAGACTCGCAAGAGAACTTCATGACGGAGTAGGACAACTTATACTTGCTGCAAAATTACATTTCCAAGCATATCAAAAATCGGAGAAGGAACATCCTGAATCTTTCGGCTCCGGACTCGGGCTCATAGATAAGGCCAGCCAAGAACTCCGCGAAATTTACACAAATTTGCAACCTTCTTCCTTAAAAGAACTCGGACTGGAAGCCGCTTTGAGCTCTCTAGCGAACCAAATTTTTCCGATACAAAAAATCAAAGTAAAATCCGAGTTCAAAGTTCCCGAAAAAATTCCTCAGGAAATACAGAACCAAGTTTTCAGAATATTACAGGAAATTTGCGCAAACATTCTGAAACATTCCCAAGCGAATAAAGTGGAGTTAAAGATCTTTTCCGAAAAAGATACTTTGGTAGTTTCTGCAAAAGATAACGGAAAAGGATTTAAAGAAAAAGAAGCCAGAATAAAATCTACCGGATACGGATTGGAAAATATTCGGAGAAGAACCGAGGACCTAAATGGTACTCTTTTTTTAGAATCGGAACCAAATAAAGGCACTCAATACGTGCTTAGGATCCCGTTAAAAAAACGTTCCAAGGAGAAAGTATGA
- a CDS encoding LruC domain-containing protein, with protein MTKKILTCFLASLSISFASCTSSSDPNYAWLMSLVAGSTAVEAPSGPTDFGIDINDETTPVDFVFDTTRTITVNVQVIDPIAPVDGSMVQVTVPSATPGATSSKSVFKAYTNPSGEVTGSFTIDGDTNTVHLTVEAYGKFYQADISIVNVSKVDRRISVGFTATTTQIIDSDGDGVQDFEDVFPNDPTRVSSIRVPAEDYYTTSFEDLFPKQGDADFNDYVTRSYFEEDLNKFGEVVRVRGYFTHVAKGAGYNHTLRFGLPGASVTSYSLLRYAADGTTLEENLSGTPTSIADLEILGNSSTTISKSNVSRTDTTFVKGKSAKLEVILSAPISKLVLGPAPYDTFIRVINTGKDIHAAGKYFDAEGKDIYRDATGFPWVLLVPGNFQWPYEATDIRNSYPTFKTWYESLGTTNTDWFRTPNTSEVFPATP; from the coding sequence ATGACAAAAAAAATCCTAACCTGCTTTTTAGCCTCTCTCAGTATCTCTTTCGCCTCCTGCACGTCTTCCAGCGATCCGAACTACGCCTGGTTGATGAGTCTAGTAGCAGGATCCACTGCGGTGGAGGCTCCTTCCGGTCCTACCGATTTCGGGATCGATATCAATGACGAGACTACTCCTGTTGATTTCGTATTTGATACTACCCGCACAATCACCGTAAACGTTCAAGTAATAGATCCTATAGCTCCGGTGGATGGGTCCATGGTGCAAGTTACTGTACCTTCTGCTACTCCAGGTGCCACCAGTAGTAAATCGGTCTTTAAAGCTTATACAAATCCGAGCGGAGAAGTTACCGGTAGTTTTACAATAGACGGGGATACGAATACTGTTCACTTAACTGTAGAAGCTTACGGTAAATTTTACCAAGCGGATATTTCCATCGTAAATGTAAGTAAGGTAGATCGTAGAATTTCAGTGGGATTTACTGCAACTACGACTCAGATCATCGATAGCGATGGAGATGGTGTTCAGGATTTTGAAGACGTATTCCCGAATGATCCTACAAGAGTCAGTTCGATCCGCGTTCCTGCGGAAGATTATTACACAACTTCGTTTGAGGATCTATTTCCTAAGCAGGGAGATGCGGATTTCAACGACTATGTGACCCGTTCTTATTTTGAAGAAGATCTGAACAAATTCGGCGAAGTAGTAAGAGTAAGAGGTTATTTCACTCATGTTGCAAAAGGTGCCGGATACAATCATACTCTTCGTTTCGGATTGCCAGGGGCAAGTGTAACAAGCTATTCTCTTCTACGCTATGCAGCCGACGGAACCACCTTAGAAGAAAACCTAAGTGGAACTCCAACGTCGATTGCAGACCTAGAAATTTTAGGAAATAGTTCTACTACGATTTCCAAATCGAACGTTTCAAGAACAGACACAACCTTCGTAAAAGGTAAATCCGCAAAACTAGAAGTAATCCTTTCGGCACCTATTTCCAAACTGGTACTCGGACCCGCTCCTTATGATACGTTCATAAGAGTGATCAATACAGGCAAAGATATACATGCTGCTGGAAAGTATTTCGATGCAGAAGGTAAGGACATTTATAGAGATGCTACCGGATTCCCTTGGGTGCTTCTTGTGCCTGGTAATTTCCAATGGCCTTACGAAGCTACAGACATACGTAACTCCTATCCTACTTTCAAAACTTGGTATGAATCTCTTGGAACCACCAATACGGATTGGTTCCGAACTCCGAATACTTCGGAAGTGTTTCCGGCTACGCCCTAA
- a CDS encoding response regulator, giving the protein MNAQPSVCKLYLVDDHAILREGLRLIISGQNDLEIIGENGNAEQALDEIGKLEPDILITDISMPGVSGIDLVKGVKRYYPKVQVIILSRHDNEEYIQKLVDLGINGYVLKDDAGEDLLRAIDAVRRKETYLSPRIATRVLSGIGRKKTGELQEEGPSVFSVLSDRERQILKLISEGNSNEKIGKLLHISPATVKVHRANIMKKLDLHKVADLVVYAIRAGIVES; this is encoded by the coding sequence ATGAACGCCCAACCCTCCGTTTGCAAACTCTATCTTGTAGACGACCACGCTATCTTAAGAGAAGGTCTTAGACTGATCATCTCCGGACAAAACGATCTGGAAATCATCGGCGAAAATGGAAACGCCGAACAGGCGCTAGACGAGATCGGCAAATTAGAGCCCGATATTCTGATCACCGATATCTCCATGCCGGGAGTAAGCGGTATTGACCTCGTAAAGGGAGTCAAAAGATATTATCCGAAAGTACAGGTTATCATTCTATCCAGACATGATAACGAAGAATATATCCAAAAACTGGTGGATCTTGGTATCAATGGTTACGTTCTAAAAGACGACGCGGGCGAAGATCTACTCAGAGCAATCGATGCTGTCCGCAGAAAGGAAACTTACTTGAGTCCTAGAATTGCAACTCGCGTTCTTTCAGGAATAGGACGCAAAAAAACAGGAGAGCTTCAAGAAGAAGGTCCATCCGTATTCTCAGTACTTTCCGACAGAGAAAGACAGATCTTAAAACTGATCTCAGAGGGGAACTCCAACGAGAAGATAGGGAAACTTCTTCATATATCTCCTGCAACCGTAAAGGTTCATAGAGCAAATATCATGAAGAAGTTGGACTTACATAAAGTGGCGGATTTAGTAGTCTATGCGATCCGCGCAGGTATCGTAGAGAGTTAA
- a CDS encoding DUF1554 domain-containing protein, with the protein MALRIYTLILILSGLFSSACSKPFPGGDEIILLGLLGKTRYLFVTTSTNTGNLGGVGGADLICQSAKTSEVPSLPGSALEYVALIASSSRVPGGAGWPLFPNTNYYAMNPSETLIFHTDGSGLPVLPMNNATGIPGAGDYWTGISNSGSGYGTGTTCSDWMSANAAVDANNGSPNQNTETAFDSGFATTCDTPLHLLCVRN; encoded by the coding sequence ATGGCTCTTCGAATTTATACTTTGATCCTTATTCTTTCCGGGCTTTTTAGTTCAGCATGTTCTAAACCATTTCCAGGAGGAGATGAGATCATACTCTTAGGACTTCTTGGAAAAACACGTTATCTGTTCGTTACTACTTCCACCAATACTGGGAATTTAGGAGGTGTTGGAGGTGCGGATCTGATTTGCCAAAGCGCGAAGACTTCAGAAGTTCCTAGCTTACCTGGATCTGCTTTGGAATATGTTGCTTTGATCGCTTCTTCTTCCAGAGTTCCGGGTGGAGCGGGTTGGCCCTTATTCCCAAATACGAATTATTATGCGATGAATCCTAGCGAGACTTTGATCTTTCATACGGACGGTTCCGGGCTTCCGGTTCTGCCGATGAACAATGCAACTGGAATTCCCGGAGCCGGGGATTATTGGACGGGGATTTCGAATTCTGGCTCCGGCTACGGTACTGGGACTACCTGTTCCGATTGGATGTCTGCGAACGCTGCGGTCGATGCCAATAACGGGAGCCCAAACCAGAACACCGAGACCGCATTTGATAGCGGGTTTGCTACGACCTGCGACACCCCTTTGCATTTACTCTGCGTTCGGAATTAA
- a CDS encoding LA_0991 family prenyltransferase-like protein, with the protein MRNVSENKLWFYIHVLSLDVCLGVLGSGALATVVTGAKMKTVWWFLLPLSVWVIYTLDHLLDGKKVGENSINPRHKFHYDHSKILTILCTIAAIISAVLAFLLLREIVLLGGVLLAALAVLHLGIARWGKIRFGKEFSVALIYTLGVWFGPLLVVGFRSWTIPILLFLFFLGTVLNLVMNSLMEAELDAKEGQVYLLGVLSPKLAKEWVLRLSLLGFLAALVLAGGIRKWAPGTSVSASLVIALICAVPGGILRYADKFQDSQKYRILGEGVFILGLIPWFLNSF; encoded by the coding sequence ATGCGAAACGTTTCAGAAAACAAACTTTGGTTTTATATTCATGTCCTAAGCTTAGATGTATGCCTAGGAGTTTTAGGTTCCGGAGCCTTGGCAACAGTAGTGACAGGCGCCAAGATGAAGACAGTATGGTGGTTCCTTCTCCCCTTAAGCGTTTGGGTCATCTATACATTAGATCATTTATTGGATGGAAAGAAGGTGGGAGAAAATTCAATCAACCCACGTCACAAATTCCACTACGATCATTCTAAAATTTTAACAATACTCTGCACAATTGCTGCAATTATATCGGCTGTCCTCGCCTTCTTATTATTGAGAGAGATCGTTTTACTTGGCGGCGTATTATTAGCTGCGTTAGCAGTTCTTCATTTAGGGATCGCTCGTTGGGGTAAGATACGTTTTGGAAAAGAATTTTCGGTAGCATTGATCTACACATTGGGTGTTTGGTTCGGCCCTTTATTGGTTGTAGGGTTTCGGTCTTGGACAATCCCGATTCTTCTTTTCTTATTCTTTTTAGGTACCGTTTTAAATTTGGTCATGAACTCTCTCATGGAAGCGGAGTTAGACGCGAAAGAAGGTCAGGTTTATCTATTAGGAGTTCTTTCTCCCAAACTTGCAAAGGAATGGGTGTTACGATTGTCCTTGCTCGGATTTCTGGCTGCCTTAGTATTGGCCGGCGGAATACGGAAATGGGCTCCGGGCACCTCGGTCTCGGCCTCTTTGGTGATCGCTCTTATCTGTGCCGTTCCGGGAGGAATCCTGCGTTACGCGGATAAATTCCAAGATTCTCAAAAGTATAGGATCCTCGGAGAAGGAGTTTTTATCTTGGGACTGATCCCTTGGTTTTTAAATTCCTTTTAG
- a CDS encoding FecR family protein: MDWRIYKREWQVGMGCFIVLFFSLYLLYFESKSNGGVGKEIMGTVSFRYKTAQRKFPDRMLWEDLEQGMSVYDRDSIRTDEASEAVVFLKSGTRIELDPQSMVVLQLKENKENLDLSEGNILVESGKKVLSVIAGTVGLEAELGSKFQVTKNENGTRVDVERGQVEWSENGTVKQTLGEKESSLNGNKLNQNWSLVHPEDSHRYFPAELEQTVEFRWEGGEEGILEISPRRDFSVYISKRPSKEPYYKQKFPEGIYYWRINSKDGKKISEVRKFRVLPNFPVELHYPKKDLSQEDRTVAFSWAKQKIASGYKLQISTDPNFGALSETQVFRTNFSLTLDPGTYYWRIQSYTNLPGTETFSEARKFSISLPVIQIAETKQETAVVVPETQQSSDLSVDFPKNGTLVDMTGKESISFRWKFSAKQKQSEWKFRLFYKRGSGDELIYEKKTKGDRLVFKDLEKLDVGTFRWTIESDADPSLRSEADFKILLREELEAPETKSSGARP, translated from the coding sequence ATGGATTGGAGAATATACAAAAGAGAATGGCAGGTCGGCATGGGCTGCTTCATTGTACTTTTCTTTTCTTTGTACCTTCTGTATTTCGAATCCAAATCAAACGGAGGAGTAGGAAAGGAGATCATGGGAACCGTCTCCTTCAGATATAAAACTGCGCAAAGAAAATTTCCGGACAGAATGTTATGGGAAGATTTGGAACAAGGAATGTCCGTATACGATAGGGATTCCATCCGAACAGATGAGGCGTCGGAAGCGGTAGTATTTTTAAAATCAGGCACTCGGATAGAATTAGATCCTCAGTCAATGGTGGTTCTCCAATTAAAAGAGAATAAAGAAAATCTGGATCTGAGCGAAGGAAATATACTAGTAGAAAGTGGAAAGAAAGTCTTATCCGTAATCGCAGGAACTGTAGGGTTGGAAGCGGAACTAGGTTCCAAATTCCAAGTCACCAAAAATGAGAACGGCACCAGAGTAGATGTAGAAAGAGGACAGGTAGAATGGTCCGAAAATGGAACAGTTAAACAAACATTAGGTGAAAAAGAAAGTTCTCTAAACGGAAATAAACTTAACCAAAATTGGAGTCTTGTGCACCCTGAGGACTCGCATAGATATTTCCCTGCGGAACTAGAACAGACGGTTGAATTCCGTTGGGAAGGTGGAGAAGAAGGTATATTAGAAATTTCTCCTAGACGAGATTTCTCCGTTTATATTTCTAAAAGACCGTCTAAAGAGCCTTATTATAAGCAAAAATTTCCGGAAGGGATCTATTATTGGAGGATCAACTCGAAGGATGGCAAAAAAATATCCGAGGTCCGAAAGTTTAGAGTTCTTCCCAACTTCCCTGTTGAATTACATTATCCTAAAAAAGATCTTTCTCAAGAAGATAGGACCGTTGCCTTTTCTTGGGCGAAACAAAAGATAGCAAGCGGTTACAAATTACAGATCTCTACCGATCCAAATTTTGGAGCCTTGTCTGAGACCCAAGTATTCCGCACAAATTTTTCACTCACATTAGATCCTGGGACGTATTACTGGAGAATACAGTCTTATACGAATCTTCCCGGAACGGAAACGTTTTCGGAAGCACGTAAATTTTCCATTTCTCTTCCAGTGATACAAATTGCGGAAACAAAACAGGAGACTGCTGTAGTCGTTCCCGAAACACAACAAAGTTCGGATCTATCCGTAGATTTCCCGAAAAACGGCACTTTGGTGGACATGACAGGTAAGGAAAGTATCTCTTTCCGTTGGAAATTCTCCGCCAAACAGAAGCAAAGCGAATGGAAATTTCGTCTTTTCTATAAGAGAGGCTCAGGCGACGAGCTAATCTATGAAAAAAAGACAAAAGGTGACAGGTTAGTGTTCAAAGATTTGGAAAAACTGGATGTAGGAACGTTCCGTTGGACCATCGAATCTGATGCGGACCCCAGCCTCAGATCTGAAGCGGATTTTAAAATATTACTTAGGGAAGAATTGGAAGCCCCGGAAACAAAATCCAGTGGCGCTCGCCCTTAA
- a CDS encoding mechanosensitive ion channel family protein yields the protein MDSVLGSNWLLGAISVISGILLGYLFGGFIVPRLAKTLTKDQLDTNHPLYTALLSLVRFSFFIFGLYTALRFLKLEAPSEEKISLYLKVFGIIVFTFSFARVGSGAFTLYSSKAEGLLPSASILNNIVRILILLTGGLVALQTLGVSVTPALTALGVGGLAFALGLQETLSNLFAGLGVLLGKKVSVGDYISLETGEEGLVEDINWRTTSLKKRNGSTIIIPNAKMSKTTYTNYSLTNTGLWTEIEISIPKEGNLEKLEVILSQAANFSLTNIYGKNAYNESKISFRYISFGQSNIDLVVHLALKKIDDSGQIKSVFIKSLHSQFRSEGIDNISAKSVK from the coding sequence ATGGACTCGGTTTTAGGTTCAAATTGGTTGCTAGGAGCAATTTCGGTTATTTCCGGAATTCTTTTGGGTTATCTTTTCGGCGGGTTCATAGTTCCGAGACTCGCAAAAACTCTCACAAAAGACCAGTTAGACACAAACCATCCTCTTTACACAGCACTGCTCTCCTTAGTTAGATTTTCCTTTTTTATTTTTGGGTTATATACCGCTCTTAGGTTCTTAAAATTAGAAGCTCCCTCGGAAGAAAAAATCTCTCTCTATCTAAAAGTATTCGGGATCATCGTATTCACATTTTCCTTTGCAAGAGTTGGTTCAGGCGCTTTTACTTTATATTCTTCAAAGGCAGAAGGACTTCTTCCTTCCGCATCCATACTCAACAATATAGTTCGGATCCTGATCTTACTCACCGGTGGTTTGGTCGCATTACAAACTCTAGGGGTCTCAGTTACTCCCGCTTTGACTGCATTAGGAGTAGGAGGTCTTGCATTTGCATTAGGTTTGCAAGAAACTCTTTCCAATCTATTCGCGGGACTTGGAGTTTTATTAGGTAAAAAAGTATCCGTAGGAGATTATATTTCTTTGGAAACCGGAGAAGAAGGTTTGGTGGAAGATATCAACTGGAGAACTACTTCTCTCAAAAAAAGAAATGGAAGTACGATCATTATCCCGAATGCGAAGATGTCCAAGACTACTTATACGAATTATAGTCTCACAAATACTGGGCTTTGGACTGAGATTGAGATCAGTATTCCTAAAGAAGGAAATTTGGAGAAGTTAGAAGTCATCCTTAGTCAAGCTGCGAATTTTTCCTTAACTAATATCTATGGAAAAAACGCTTATAACGAATCCAAAATTTCATTTCGTTATATTTCTTTCGGACAATCTAATATCGATTTGGTGGTTCATCTCGCGTTAAAAAAAATAGATGACTCCGGACAAATTAAATCCGTTTTCATAAAATCCTTGCATTCTCAATTTAGATCGGAAGGAATCGATAACATATCCGCGAAATCGGTAAAATAA